One genomic region from Paraburkholderia azotifigens encodes:
- the msrP gene encoding protein-methionine-sulfoxide reductase catalytic subunit MsrP → MWIKRSERSQLYGDDIARSEITPQRVFENRRRILQAAGAAALGSLMGVHGEAFAEYAAQDPKAQKLGAKTNPKFVVTDKVTPYKDITTYNNYYEFGTDKSDPAHNAGSLRPRPWKVSVEGEVKNAKVYDIDELLKLAPLEERVYRLRCVEGWSMVIPWIGIPLSEVIKRAQPTANAKYVQFITLADPSQMPGLSEPILEWPYSEGLRMDEAMNPLTLLTMGVYGQVLPNQNGAPVRIIVPWKYGFKSAKSLVKIRFVDKQPPTSWNTYAPNEYGFYSNVNPNVDHPRWSQATERRIGEDGFFTPKRKTLIYNGYGDLVASMYQGMDLKKNF, encoded by the coding sequence ATGTGGATCAAGCGAAGCGAACGCAGCCAACTGTATGGCGACGACATAGCGCGCAGCGAAATCACGCCGCAACGTGTGTTCGAGAATCGCCGGCGAATCTTGCAGGCGGCGGGCGCGGCGGCGCTTGGCAGTCTGATGGGCGTGCATGGCGAGGCGTTCGCCGAGTATGCGGCGCAAGATCCGAAAGCGCAGAAGCTCGGCGCGAAGACCAATCCGAAGTTCGTCGTCACCGACAAGGTCACGCCGTACAAGGACATCACCACGTACAACAACTACTACGAGTTCGGCACCGACAAGAGCGACCCGGCTCACAACGCGGGCTCGTTGAGGCCGCGTCCGTGGAAGGTGAGCGTCGAAGGCGAGGTGAAGAACGCGAAGGTGTACGACATCGACGAGTTGCTGAAGCTCGCGCCGCTCGAGGAGCGCGTGTACCGGCTGCGCTGCGTCGAAGGCTGGTCGATGGTGATTCCGTGGATCGGCATTCCGCTGTCGGAGGTGATCAAGCGCGCGCAGCCGACGGCCAACGCGAAATACGTGCAATTCATTACGCTCGCCGATCCGTCGCAGATGCCCGGCTTGTCCGAGCCGATTCTCGAATGGCCGTATTCCGAGGGATTGCGCATGGACGAGGCGATGAATCCGCTGACGCTGCTGACGATGGGCGTCTACGGTCAGGTGCTGCCGAATCAGAACGGCGCGCCGGTGCGCATCATCGTGCCGTGGAAGTACGGCTTCAAGAGCGCGAAGTCGCTGGTGAAGATCCGCTTCGTGGACAAGCAGCCGCCGACCAGCTGGAACACCTACGCGCCGAACGAATATGGCTTCTATTCGAACGTGAACCCGAACGTCGATCACCCGCGCTGGAGTCAGGCGACGGAACGGCGCATCGGTGAGGACGGCTTTTTCACGCCGAAGCGCAAGACGCTGATTTACAACGGCTACGGCGATCTGGTCGCGTCGATGTATCAGGGCATGGATCTGAAGAAGAACTTCTGA
- the ccsB gene encoding c-type cytochrome biogenesis protein CcsB has translation MDLTQVSSSSRAKPRADTAVHSTPHLPGETLLDDRPFLKRLGLSDWLFALALVAGAGFALSRYHEYMNYYDKLVLVCTVPAMVVLGWRWKPSRLLMACIAVLSLLAIQIYGGDLTRADHAFFLKYFLSSQSAILWMSALFVLATLFYWIGMLSRSPSGAAIGSKMTWVAVLMGFVGLMVRWYESYLIGSDVGHIPISNLYEVFVLFSLITALFYLYYERHYNTRSLGAFVLLVISAAVGFLMWYSISRDAQQIQPLVPALQSWWMKIHVPANFIGYGSFALSAMVGVAYLMKERGVLSDRLPTLDVLDDVMYKSIAVGFAFFTIATILGALWAAEAWGGYWSWDPKETWALIVWLNYAAWLHMRLMKGLRGAVAAWWALTGLLVTSFAFLGVNMFLSGLHSYGKL, from the coding sequence ATGGACCTGACCCAAGTTTCCTCATCCTCGCGCGCCAAGCCGCGCGCCGATACGGCGGTGCATTCGACCCCGCATCTGCCTGGCGAGACGTTGCTGGACGACCGTCCATTCCTGAAGCGTCTGGGCCTGTCCGACTGGCTGTTCGCCCTCGCGCTGGTCGCGGGCGCGGGTTTTGCGCTGTCGCGCTACCACGAGTACATGAATTACTACGACAAGCTGGTGCTGGTGTGCACAGTGCCTGCAATGGTCGTGCTGGGCTGGCGCTGGAAGCCTTCTCGTCTGCTGATGGCGTGTATCGCGGTGCTGTCGCTGCTGGCGATCCAGATTTACGGCGGCGATCTGACCCGCGCCGATCACGCGTTCTTCCTCAAGTATTTCCTGTCGAGCCAGTCGGCCATTCTCTGGATGAGCGCGCTCTTCGTGCTCGCCACGCTGTTCTACTGGATCGGCATGCTGTCGCGCTCGCCGTCGGGCGCCGCGATCGGCTCGAAGATGACGTGGGTTGCGGTGCTGATGGGTTTCGTCGGACTGATGGTGCGCTGGTACGAGTCGTATCTGATCGGCTCGGACGTCGGGCACATTCCCATCTCGAACCTCTACGAAGTGTTCGTGCTGTTCAGCCTGATCACAGCGCTGTTCTATCTGTACTACGAGCGGCACTACAACACGCGCTCGCTCGGCGCGTTCGTGCTGCTGGTGATCAGCGCGGCCGTCGGCTTCCTGATGTGGTACTCGATCAGCCGCGACGCGCAGCAGATCCAGCCGCTCGTCCCCGCCCTGCAAAGCTGGTGGATGAAGATCCACGTGCCGGCGAACTTCATTGGCTACGGCAGCTTCGCGCTGTCGGCGATGGTGGGCGTCGCGTATCTGATGAAGGAGCGTGGCGTGCTGTCCGACCGTCTGCCGACGCTCGATGTGCTCGACGACGTGATGTACAAGTCGATCGCCGTCGGCTTCGCGTTCTTCACGATCGCGACGATTCTCGGCGCACTGTGGGCCGCGGAAGCATGGGGCGGCTACTGGAGCTGGGATCCGAAGGAAACGTGGGCGCTGATCGTCTGGCTGAACTACGCGGCGTGGCTGCACATGCGCCTGATGAAGGGCCTGCGCGGCGCGGTCGCGGCATGGTGGGCGCTGACGGGCCTGCTAGTGACGAGTTTCGCGTTCCTCGGCGTCAACATGTTCCTGTCGGGACTGCACAGCTACGGCAAGCTGTAA
- the msrQ gene encoding protein-methionine-sulfoxide reductase heme-binding subunit MsrQ produces MATDTTRTMTGNGARASANAAKAAATPRKANAGASANRWIVPAKIAVFVAALYPLARIVLFGFTGGLGANPIEFITRSTGLWTLVFICITLAVTPLRKLTGWNALLRFRRMLGLYAFFYGALHFTTYFWFDKWFDLAEIVKDIGKRPFITVGFAAFMLLIPLAVTSPKAMVRKLGRRWQTLHRAIYLIAALAILHFWWMKAGKHDLILPKIYGAIVIALLGWRVAIWARDRIGQRARS; encoded by the coding sequence ATGGCAACCGATACGACACGCACCATGACAGGCAACGGCGCGCGCGCAAGCGCCAACGCGGCGAAAGCTGCGGCCACGCCGCGCAAGGCCAATGCAGGCGCGAGCGCGAACCGCTGGATCGTGCCCGCCAAAATCGCCGTCTTCGTCGCGGCGCTATATCCGCTTGCGCGCATCGTACTGTTCGGCTTCACGGGCGGACTCGGCGCGAACCCAATCGAGTTCATCACGCGCTCGACGGGCTTGTGGACGCTGGTGTTCATCTGCATCACCCTGGCCGTGACGCCGCTACGCAAGCTGACGGGCTGGAATGCGCTGCTGCGCTTTCGCCGGATGCTCGGGCTCTACGCGTTCTTCTACGGCGCGCTGCATTTCACGACGTACTTCTGGTTCGACAAGTGGTTCGATCTCGCCGAAATCGTGAAGGATATCGGCAAGCGGCCGTTCATCACGGTGGGCTTCGCGGCGTTCATGCTGCTGATTCCGCTTGCCGTGACGTCGCCGAAAGCGATGGTGCGCAAACTCGGCCGTCGCTGGCAGACGCTGCACCGTGCGATCTACCTGATCGCGGCGCTCGCGATCCTGCATTTCTGGTGGATGAAGGCGGGCAAGCACGATCTGATCTTGCCGAAGATTTACGGTGCAATCGTGATTGCGCTGCTGGGTTGGCGCGTGGCCATCTGGGCGCGTGACCGGATCGGGCAACGGGCGAGAAGCTGA
- the pilM gene encoding type IV pilus biogenesis protein PilM: MALKDSLRMAMRRQAVGIDVGAQAVRLVALSCSARKMEPIRIECVALEPLAPGAMAGADIVDRQAVARTLCAAFGNLPQQCVSAALRCAMAIPGSATFTTRLHAAHVNGPSRMSASLEPAVLMEAERIAGIERHALAVDWFVEDSPLHPGAVSIAATAREHLEARIECAAMAGVTLTTVDVEPHAALRALRHAAKFELDLHDPYAAIWIGSDGVYGWRIEGETIADEIRYPSPEYSCVADALRDLAENNLSVCALVGGEIDLLEGVCFSLADIGDALGCSVLPFDCSSLSDGNVIPHSELMHEPSFAVAFGLALRGIAQ, encoded by the coding sequence ATGGCGTTGAAAGACTCGTTACGAATGGCGATGCGTCGCCAGGCAGTCGGCATCGATGTCGGCGCGCAAGCGGTGAGGCTCGTCGCGCTGAGTTGCAGCGCGCGAAAGATGGAACCCATACGGATCGAATGCGTTGCGCTGGAGCCGCTTGCGCCGGGCGCGATGGCGGGCGCGGACATCGTGGACCGGCAGGCGGTGGCGCGCACGTTGTGCGCGGCGTTCGGCAACCTTCCGCAGCAATGCGTGTCGGCGGCATTGCGCTGCGCGATGGCGATTCCCGGTTCCGCGACGTTTACCACGCGTCTGCACGCCGCTCACGTGAACGGCCCGTCGCGAATGTCCGCGTCGCTTGAGCCTGCCGTGTTGATGGAGGCCGAGCGGATCGCGGGCATCGAACGTCATGCGTTGGCCGTCGACTGGTTCGTGGAGGACTCGCCGCTGCATCCTGGCGCCGTCTCGATTGCCGCGACGGCGCGCGAACATCTCGAAGCACGCATCGAATGCGCCGCAATGGCGGGCGTCACGCTGACCACGGTCGATGTCGAACCGCATGCGGCGTTGCGCGCGCTGCGTCATGCCGCGAAGTTCGAACTCGACCTGCACGACCCGTACGCCGCGATCTGGATCGGCAGCGACGGCGTGTACGGCTGGCGTATCGAAGGAGAAACCATCGCAGACGAAATCCGCTATCCGTCGCCTGAGTATTCGTGCGTGGCCGACGCATTGCGCGATCTCGCCGAAAACAATCTGAGCGTGTGCGCGCTGGTGGGCGGCGAAATCGACCTGCTCGAAGGCGTGTGCTTTTCGCTCGCCGATATCGGCGATGCGCTGGGCTGCTCCGTGCTGCCGTTCGACTGTTCTTCGCTGAGCGACGGCAACGTCATTCCGCACTCCGAGCTGATGCACGAGCCTTCGTTCGCAGTCGCATTCGGTCTGGCGCTGCGTGGCATCGCGCAATGA
- the cyaY gene encoding iron donor protein CyaY: MSDSEYLTRAEAVLAAIERSLDGADADIEFERSGNVLTLEFENGTKIIVNLQPPMQEIWIAAKSGGYHFRFVDGEWRDTRNGTEFYAALSDYATQQAGEPVEIAP; encoded by the coding sequence ATGTCCGACAGTGAATACCTGACCCGCGCCGAGGCTGTGCTTGCGGCCATCGAACGCTCGCTCGACGGTGCAGACGCCGACATCGAGTTCGAGCGCAGCGGCAATGTGCTGACGCTCGAATTCGAGAACGGCACGAAGATCATCGTCAACCTGCAGCCGCCGATGCAGGAAATCTGGATCGCCGCGAAATCGGGCGGATACCACTTCCGTTTCGTCGACGGCGAGTGGCGCGATACGCGTAACGGCACCGAGTTTTATGCCGCGCTGTCCGACTACGCGACGCAGCAGGCGGGTGAGCCGGTGGAGATTGCGCCGTAA
- the lptM gene encoding LPS translocon maturation chaperone LptM — protein sequence MRVVFRTSGTATILAVLAIVAGVALSGCGQRGALYLPTVPPLPAKPTAQTQPASPDEAKSAANAQGSIPDTSGTPLSLSPDSELRTAPAQPASAASTAQ from the coding sequence ATGCGAGTCGTTTTCCGGACGAGCGGCACGGCCACGATTCTAGCGGTTCTGGCTATTGTCGCAGGTGTCGCGCTAAGCGGCTGCGGACAACGCGGCGCGCTCTACTTGCCGACCGTTCCGCCGCTTCCGGCCAAACCGACTGCACAAACGCAGCCCGCCTCGCCCGACGAAGCGAAATCCGCTGCCAACGCTCAAGGTTCGATTCCCGATACGTCGGGTACGCCGCTGTCCCTGTCGCCCGATTCCGAATTGCGCACTGCACCTGCCCAACCGGCATCGGCTGCATCCACAGCTCAATAA
- a CDS encoding penicillin-binding protein 1A, with amino-acid sequence MQSTTPTSPPPAPQKRKRPLWLKIILGFFGLILAGIMCVVLILGYALVVATPNLPSLDALTDYRPKVPLRIYTADHVLIGEFGEERRDIVHMREVPDNLKKAVLAIEDARFYDHGGVDLMGIARASIVALTNGHATQGASTITMQVARNFFLSSEKTYTRKIYEMLLAYKIESKLSKDQILEVYMNQIYLGQRAYGFASAARVYFGKDMKDLSLAECAMLAGLPKAPSAYNPVVNPKRAKVRQEYILQRMLELGYISQDQYETASRQPLIVKGAGKEFSVHAEYVAEMVRQMMYAQYREEAYTRGLNVVTTIDSADQDAAYHALRRGLLDYERRHGYRGPEAFIDLPANADEREQAIDDALLEHPDNGEIIAAVVTSASPKQVQATLIDGNGVTIQGDGLRYATFALSSRAQPNQRVRPGAIIRIVKNDDGNWSITQLPQIEGAFVSVVPQDGAIRALVGGFDFNKNKFNHVTQAWRQPGSSFKPFIYSASLEKGLGPATVINDAPLFFSAAETGGQAWEPKNYGGGFDGPMSMRTALQKSKNLVSIRILNHIGTKYAQQYITHFGFDAERHPAYLPMALGAGLVTPLQMAAGYSVFANGGYRVNPYLIAEVTDQRGMVVAHAEPLVAASNAPHAIEPRNAYVMNSLLTSVAQRGTGAKSNVLKRTDLAGKTGTTNDSRDAWFAGYQHTLCAIAWMGYDNPRSLGDKETGGGLALPVWIDYMGRALKGVPEYKMPMPEDVVTIGDELYFDDFTPGNGFVSTVGVTLPPPGASDASGAPAAVGAQEKEDIMNLFKGH; translated from the coding sequence ATGCAATCCACGACTCCTACGTCTCCGCCTCCGGCGCCGCAGAAGCGCAAGCGTCCTCTCTGGCTGAAGATCATTCTTGGCTTCTTCGGGCTGATCCTCGCCGGGATCATGTGCGTCGTGCTCATACTGGGCTACGCGCTGGTCGTCGCGACGCCGAATCTGCCGTCGCTCGACGCGCTGACCGACTATCGTCCGAAGGTGCCGCTGCGCATCTATACGGCCGACCATGTGCTGATCGGCGAATTCGGCGAAGAGCGGCGCGACATCGTGCACATGCGCGAGGTGCCGGACAATCTCAAGAAAGCAGTGCTCGCGATCGAAGATGCGCGCTTTTACGATCACGGCGGCGTCGACCTGATGGGCATCGCGCGCGCGAGCATCGTCGCGCTCACGAACGGCCATGCAACGCAAGGCGCGAGCACGATCACGATGCAGGTGGCGCGCAACTTCTTCCTCTCCAGCGAGAAAACTTACACGCGCAAGATCTACGAGATGCTGCTCGCGTACAAGATCGAATCGAAGCTGAGCAAGGATCAGATTCTCGAGGTGTACATGAATCAGATCTATCTCGGTCAGCGCGCGTATGGCTTTGCAAGCGCGGCGCGCGTGTACTTCGGCAAGGATATGAAGGATCTCTCGCTGGCCGAATGCGCAATGCTGGCCGGTCTGCCGAAGGCGCCCTCCGCCTACAACCCGGTGGTGAATCCGAAGCGCGCGAAGGTGCGTCAGGAATACATTCTTCAGCGCATGCTGGAACTCGGCTACATCTCGCAGGACCAGTACGAGACGGCGAGCCGCCAGCCGCTCATCGTCAAGGGCGCGGGTAAGGAATTCAGTGTGCACGCCGAATACGTCGCCGAAATGGTGCGGCAGATGATGTACGCGCAGTATCGCGAAGAGGCCTACACGCGCGGCCTGAACGTCGTCACGACGATCGATTCCGCCGATCAGGACGCCGCCTACCACGCGTTGCGCAGAGGCTTGCTGGACTACGAGCGGCGTCACGGCTACCGCGGTCCGGAAGCGTTCATCGACTTGCCCGCCAACGCCGACGAGCGCGAGCAGGCAATCGACGACGCGCTGCTCGAACATCCCGACAACGGCGAGATCATCGCCGCCGTGGTGACGTCAGCAAGTCCGAAGCAGGTGCAGGCCACGTTGATCGACGGCAACGGTGTGACGATTCAGGGCGACGGGCTGCGCTACGCAACGTTTGCGTTGAGTTCGCGCGCTCAGCCGAACCAGCGCGTGCGGCCGGGCGCCATCATCCGTATCGTGAAGAACGACGACGGCAACTGGTCGATCACGCAATTGCCGCAGATCGAAGGCGCGTTCGTTTCGGTCGTGCCGCAGGATGGCGCGATCCGCGCGCTCGTGGGCGGCTTCGACTTCAACAAGAACAAGTTCAATCACGTGACGCAGGCGTGGCGCCAGCCGGGCTCGAGCTTCAAGCCGTTCATCTACTCGGCGTCGCTCGAAAAGGGACTTGGACCAGCGACCGTCATCAACGACGCGCCGCTGTTCTTCAGCGCCGCCGAAACGGGCGGCCAGGCGTGGGAGCCGAAGAACTACGGCGGAGGCTTCGACGGCCCGATGTCGATGCGCACCGCGCTGCAAAAGTCCAAGAACCTCGTGTCGATCCGCATCCTCAATCACATCGGCACGAAGTACGCGCAGCAGTACATCACGCACTTCGGTTTCGACGCGGAACGTCATCCCGCGTATCTCCCGATGGCGCTCGGCGCGGGTCTCGTCACGCCCCTGCAAATGGCGGCCGGCTACTCGGTGTTCGCGAACGGCGGCTATCGCGTGAATCCGTATCTGATTGCCGAAGTGACCGATCAGCGCGGCATGGTGGTCGCACACGCCGAACCGCTCGTCGCGGCCAGCAACGCACCGCACGCGATCGAGCCGCGCAATGCCTACGTGATGAACAGCCTGCTGACGAGCGTCGCGCAGCGCGGCACGGGCGCGAAGTCGAACGTTCTGAAGCGCACCGATCTCGCGGGCAAGACAGGCACCACCAACGATTCGCGCGACGCGTGGTTCGCCGGCTATCAGCACACCCTGTGCGCGATCGCGTGGATGGGCTACGACAATCCGCGCAGCCTCGGCGACAAGGAAACGGGCGGCGGGCTTGCGCTGCCCGTGTGGATCGACTACATGGGACGCGCGCTAAAGGGCGTGCCCGAGTATAAGATGCCGATGCCGGAAGACGTCGTGACGATCGGCGACGAGTTGTACTTCGACGACTTCACACCCGGCAACGGCTTCGTGTCGACGGTCGGCGTGACGCTGCCGCCGCCAGGCGCAAGCGATGCGAGCGGTGCACCGGCGGCCGTCGGCGCGCAGGAGAAGGAGGACATCATGAACCTGTTCAAAGGTCACTGA
- the pilO gene encoding type 4a pilus biogenesis protein PilO: MNMTIAGRFGRPAARERAGQALVERLRVPLEAWSVRRRWLVALCVAVAAFALGANAWLAADMSGVQASREALSVAQRKLSEAGAAVAQLPALRKAASVTRMPANWTSADDIRVISQLASLHELTLLSIEPGAVAGSGLDTMRPLRVTARGDFDHTADFFEALASLPVLVVPDEVTLRRQGESLSVSATLHSFGAIHPVQDVARRSLRNDPDAFDPDEEIVFYDPFRPASIASASEDGSSPMRLVGLLADRMRGLALIETGEGGTTLETGQEWGGERVANVDARALTLAKRDGSAHSLTLAEAVE; this comes from the coding sequence ATGAACATGACGATTGCTGGGCGCTTCGGCAGGCCGGCAGCGCGCGAGCGTGCGGGACAGGCGCTTGTCGAGCGCCTGCGCGTGCCACTCGAAGCATGGAGTGTGCGGCGACGCTGGCTCGTCGCGTTGTGTGTGGCCGTGGCTGCGTTCGCGCTCGGCGCGAATGCGTGGCTTGCAGCGGACATGAGCGGCGTGCAGGCGAGCCGCGAAGCATTGTCCGTCGCGCAGCGCAAATTGAGCGAAGCCGGAGCGGCTGTCGCGCAGTTGCCGGCTTTGCGCAAGGCGGCAAGCGTGACACGCATGCCGGCAAACTGGACCTCCGCCGACGACATCCGCGTGATCTCGCAACTGGCGTCGCTCCATGAGTTGACGCTGCTGTCGATCGAACCGGGGGCCGTCGCAGGAAGCGGACTCGACACCATGCGTCCGCTGCGTGTGACCGCGCGGGGGGACTTTGACCATACCGCCGATTTCTTCGAGGCGCTCGCGAGCCTGCCAGTTCTCGTCGTGCCAGATGAAGTCACGCTCAGGCGTCAGGGCGAGAGTTTGTCTGTCAGCGCGACGCTGCATTCGTTCGGCGCGATTCATCCCGTGCAGGATGTCGCGCGCCGGAGCTTGCGCAACGATCCCGACGCATTCGATCCCGACGAGGAGATCGTCTTCTACGATCCGTTCCGGCCGGCTTCGATTGCATCGGCGTCGGAGGACGGTTCGTCACCGATGCGGCTGGTCGGGCTGTTGGCCGATCGCATGCGCGGTCTTGCGCTGATCGAAACGGGCGAAGGCGGCACGACGCTCGAAACGGGGCAAGAGTGGGGAGGCGAGCGTGTCGCCAATGTCGATGCCCGCGCATTGACGCTGGCGAAGCGGGACGGCAGCGCGCATTCGCTGACTTTGGCGGAGGCGGTCGAATGA
- a CDS encoding fimbrial assembly protein — MTAARPGLRGFNLLPHRQRDARLARRRRYIEWSGAVVCGCVAVALLMMWQTFERSHLDRERSAIEQKLAALASPLAEHVRLTGEASNERLQNERAAKRSEPLVHLLDLFDALSQESSESVVVRQLRHRERETELLATSTDHAAPSAWLNRLAGLKGVKDSDLSDVHRATNAANSTDPATAFEVTAHLKWDGASMTSKAPAASSPNTRGKK; from the coding sequence ATGACGGCGGCGCGTCCGGGCCTACGAGGCTTCAATCTCTTGCCGCACCGGCAGCGCGACGCGCGGCTCGCTCGCCGGCGCCGCTATATCGAATGGTCTGGCGCCGTGGTGTGCGGTTGCGTTGCTGTGGCGCTGCTGATGATGTGGCAGACGTTCGAGCGGTCTCACCTTGACAGGGAGCGCTCAGCCATCGAGCAGAAGCTTGCGGCGCTCGCGTCGCCTCTTGCCGAGCATGTGCGGCTGACGGGCGAAGCCAGCAACGAACGCTTGCAGAACGAGCGCGCGGCAAAGCGCTCGGAGCCGCTCGTTCATCTGCTCGATCTCTTCGATGCGTTGAGTCAGGAGTCGTCAGAGTCGGTCGTCGTCAGGCAGTTGCGGCACCGGGAGCGTGAGACGGAACTGCTCGCGACATCCACGGATCACGCGGCGCCGTCGGCGTGGCTGAACCGCCTCGCCGGACTGAAGGGTGTGAAGGATTCGGATCTGAGTGACGTGCATCGCGCGACCAATGCAGCGAATTCGACCGATCCGGCGACGGCATTCGAAGTGACCGCGCATCTGAAATGGGACGGCGCGTCAATGACGTCCAAAGCGCCGGCAGCTTCATCACCGAACACGAGAGGTAAGAAATGA
- the lysA gene encoding diaminopimelate decarboxylase yields the protein MTQSAFAYVNGVLHAEGVSAVSLAEQFGTPLYVYSRDALTKAWHAYADACAGRRATVHVAVKANSNLAVLNLFARMGAGFDIVSGGELARVLAAGGKAENTVFSGVGKSIAEMREALAAGVKCFNVESIPELDRLNAVAGEMGKKAPVSLRVNPDVDAKTHPYISTGLKSNKFGVAFDDARATYRAAASMKHLDVVGIDCHIGSQITEVAPYLDAVDKLLELVDQIEADGVKIKHVDVGGGLGITYDDETPPDIGDFVRTLLDRIEARGHGHREVYFEPGRSLVGNAGMLLTRVEFLKPGAEKNFAIVDAAMNDLARPAMYEAYHAIEPVVQRDGGKHVYDIVGPVCESGDWLGRDRELAVEPGDLLAIRSAGAYGFAMSSNYNTRARPAEVMVDEDKAYVVRKREEVKDLFAGETVLPK from the coding sequence ATGACTCAATCCGCTTTTGCTTACGTCAACGGCGTGCTGCACGCTGAAGGCGTGTCCGCCGTGTCGCTTGCCGAGCAGTTCGGCACGCCGCTCTACGTCTATTCGCGCGACGCGCTGACCAAAGCGTGGCACGCGTACGCCGACGCATGCGCCGGCCGACGCGCCACCGTGCACGTCGCCGTCAAGGCGAACAGCAACCTGGCCGTGCTGAATCTGTTCGCGCGCATGGGCGCAGGGTTCGACATCGTGTCGGGTGGCGAACTGGCGCGCGTGCTCGCGGCGGGCGGCAAAGCGGAAAACACGGTGTTTTCCGGCGTCGGCAAGAGCATCGCGGAAATGCGCGAAGCGCTCGCGGCAGGCGTGAAGTGCTTCAACGTCGAATCGATTCCCGAACTCGATCGCCTTAACGCGGTTGCGGGCGAGATGGGCAAGAAGGCGCCCGTGTCGCTGCGCGTGAATCCCGACGTCGACGCGAAGACGCATCCGTACATCTCGACAGGTCTCAAGTCGAACAAATTCGGTGTCGCCTTCGACGACGCGCGCGCCACGTATCGCGCCGCCGCGTCGATGAAGCATCTCGACGTGGTCGGCATCGACTGCCACATCGGTTCGCAGATCACGGAAGTCGCGCCGTACCTCGACGCCGTCGACAAGCTGCTCGAACTCGTCGATCAGATCGAAGCGGACGGCGTGAAGATCAAGCATGTCGATGTGGGCGGTGGTCTCGGCATCACGTACGACGACGAAACGCCGCCGGACATCGGCGACTTCGTGCGCACGCTGCTCGACCGGATCGAAGCGCGCGGCCATGGTCATCGCGAAGTGTATTTCGAACCGGGCCGCTCGCTGGTCGGCAACGCGGGCATGCTGCTCACGCGAGTCGAGTTCCTCAAGCCCGGCGCCGAGAAGAACTTTGCAATCGTCGATGCCGCGATGAACGACCTCGCGCGCCCCGCGATGTACGAGGCGTATCACGCGATCGAACCCGTCGTGCAGCGTGACGGCGGAAAGCATGTCTACGACATCGTCGGTCCCGTGTGCGAAAGCGGCGACTGGCTCGGCCGCGACCGCGAACTCGCCGTCGAACCCGGCGATCTGCTCGCCATCCGTTCGGCAGGCGCGTACGGTTTCGCGATGAGTTCGAACTACAACACGCGTGCCCGCCCGGCGGAAGTGATGGTCGACGAGGACAAGGCGTACGTCGTGCGCAAGCGCGAGGAAGTGAAGGATCTGTTCGCGGGCGAGACGGTTCTGCCGAAATAA